Proteins encoded in a region of the Salminus brasiliensis chromosome 2, fSalBra1.hap2, whole genome shotgun sequence genome:
- the gpr37a gene encoding prosaposin receptor GPR37, with protein MNLGFRIWSERTVKRKMGMRLKGLFCLLVCCELSSLLNGSPNLSCRDSEQQGSAGDVARATSTEGSVQSEGTSSSTVATLGSKNHRVNVTGGERGINSGALERSGAKLPHSRASDRHARNLHTKRSSSHPLLKEPSSTRPHHRHKRGAETDGRGAHKLESLPKPLAQNQSTHSPVDFTLDNGLFTLPEGDYEDITPFVPLNTRPKTPGVKNPFYPLTGEAYGAYAIMFISIIIFTVGIIGNIAIMCIVCHNYYMRSISNSLLANLALWDFLIVFFCLPLVIFHELTKDWLLGEFSCKIVPYIEVASLGVTTFTLCALCIDRFRAASNVQMYYEMIENCASTAAKLAVIWIGALLLALPELLIHQLVREEREPPEVTPCERCVVRISTALPDTLYVLGLTYNGARLWWYFGCYFCLPTIFTIISSVVTAQKIRKAERVSVRGNRKQIQLESQMNCMVVALAILYGFCAIPENICNIMSVYMAAGVPRRTLDIMHLVSQLLLFCKSAVTPVLLLALCKPFGRAFLDCCCCCWEECGPPKSSTATSDDNEHECTTELELSPFSTMRRETSTYTAVGTHC; from the exons ATGAACCTGGGATTCCGAATATGGTCTGAACGAACAGTAAAGAGGAAGATGGGGATGCGACTGAAGGGACTGTTCTGTCTGCTGGTGTGTTGTGAACTTTCTTCCCTTCTGAACGGGAGTCCAAACTTGAGCTGTAGAGACAGTGAGCAGCAGGGCAGCGCGGGTGATGTAGCCAGGGCTACTTCCACAGAAGGCTCTGTACAATCTGAAGGCACCTCGTCGTCTACAGTAGCCACTCTCGGGTCTAAAAACCACCGAGTGAATGTAACGGGTGGGGAAAGGGGCATTAACAGCGGAGCTCTTGAGCGATCAGGAGCTAAACTCCCTCATAGTAGAGCGTCGGATAGACATGCAAGGAACCTTCATACCAAACGGTCCTCCAGCCACCCACTCCTGAAGGAGCCATCGTCCACACGTCCACACCATCGACACAAAAGAGGAGCCGAAACAGACGGCAGGGGCGCTCACAAGTTAGAAAGCCTACCTAAACCCCTCGCCCAGAACCAGTCCACTCATTCCCCTGTTGATTTTACTCTCGATAATGGCTTGTTCACTCTTCCTGAGGGCGACTACGAAGATATCACTCCGTTTGTCCCTCTTAACACTCGGCCCAAGACTCCCGGGGTCAAAAACCCCTTTTACCCGCTCACAGGTGAAGCGTACGGGGCTTACGCCATCATGTTTATTTCCATCATCATCTTCACAGTGGGGATCATCGGAAACATAGCAATCATGTGCATAGTGTGCCATAATTACTACATGCGGAGCATTTCCAACTCCCTGCTCGCCAACTTGGCCCTGTGGGATTTCCTCATCGTCTTTTTTTGTTTGCCACTGGTGATATTTCATGAGCTCACGAAGGACTGGCTGCTTGGAGAGTTTTCCTGTAAAATAGTTCCTTATATTGAG GTGGCTTCCTTAGGTGTAACAACCTTCACTCTTTGCGCCTTGTGTATCGACCGCTTCCGCGCAGCCTCCAACGTGCAGATGTATTACGAGATGATTGAGAACTGTGCCTCCACTGCTGCTAAACTCGCTGTCATCTGGATTGGAGCTCTGCTGCTGGCTCTGCCAGAGCTGTTGATCCACCAGTTGGTAAGAGAGGAGCGCGAGCCTCCGGAGGTGACCCCCTGTGAACGCTGCGTGGTCCGCATCTCCACCGCGCTCCCAGACACACTGTACGTGTTGGGCCTCACCTACAACGGCGCCCGTCTCTGGTGGTATTTCGGCTGCTACTTCTGCCTGCccaccatattcaccattatcAGCTCAGTGGTGACTGCGCAGAAGATCCGCAAGGCTGAGCGAGTCAGCGTGCGGGGGAACCGCAAGCAGATCCAGCTGGAGAGTCAGATGAACTGTATGGTGGTGGCTCTGGCCATCCTCTACGGCTTCTGCGCCATTCCTGAAAACATCTGCAACATCATGTCTGTGTACATGGCGGCGGGGGTGCCACGTCGCACCCTGGATATTATGCACCTGGTCAGTCAGTTGCTGTTGTTCTGCAAGTCAGCGGTCACCCCGGTGCTGCTGCTGGCTCTGTGCAAACCCTTTGGCAGAGCCTTCctggactgctgctgctgctgctgggaggAGTGTGGGCCGCCAAAGTCCTCCACGGCCACCAGCGACGATAACGAGCACGAGTGCACCACGGAACTGGAGCTTTCACCTTTCAGCACCATGCGTAGGGAGACATCAACCTACACTGCTGTGGGCACACACTGCTAG
- the LOC140549641 gene encoding hyaluronidase PH-20-like, which produces MVPISVGERKNKGFRQVQVIMRGRYKSSPRNSCSTFLQSSVLIRQKQNHSMMFFSRLFVKLMYVHYFWTVITASSLIPGIPFVFVWNAPSELCKSHFGFELDLSYFQIVSSTLKTATNQRVSIFYSDRFGVFPYVDEESGKHYGSGLPQLIDFHEHWELAEENIIFYIPKDQPGLAVLDFEEWRPQWVRNWGNKDVYREQSIKAIMQKNLSLTYKEAQALAVMAFEKAAKKYFLKSLNLGKKLRPSREWGYYLYPDCYNYGYKTNMDLYTGECPEIEKMRNNELLWLWNESTALFPSIYLELVLQESHQAKLYARHRIQEAIRVSKLSNKSSAVPVYAYVRPCFKDSDVHYLSEYDLVNTIGEAAALGAAGVISWGDMKMSKSEASCAAAKHHLQEVLNPYILNVTTATRLCSEALCQSTGRCVRRVWDSGEYLHLSPHRYQIYMDNTSGLFVKGQISQEDVEWFQERFDCACYTEDPCFAPLTLNSVSSFVYNEGFSLWHFIMPQWLAYALTVVWIAIIC; this is translated from the exons ATGGTGCCTATAAGTGTAGGAGAAAGGAAAAACAAGGGCTTTAGACAGGTGCAGGTGATCATGAGAGGGAGGTACAAGAGCAGTCCCAG AAACTCGTGCTCTACGTTTCTGCAGAGTTCA gtgCTGATAAGGCAAAAACAAAATCATAGCATGATGTTCTTCAGCAGATTGTTTGTAAAGCTGATGTATGTCCATTACTTCTGGACTGTGATTACTGCTTCATCTCTGATACCAGGTATTCCCTTTGTGTTCGTGTGGAATGCTCCTTCAGAACTCTGCAAGAGTCACTTTGGCTTTGAGCTAGATCTGTCCTACTTCCAGATTGTGAGCAGCACTTTGAAGACGGCCACTAATCAAAGGGTTTCCATCTTCTATTCCGACCGATTTGGCGTCTTCCCTTACGTGGACGAGGAAAGTGGAAAGCATTATGGTAGTGGACTTCCACAGCTGATTGATTTCCATGAGCACTGGGAGCTGGCTGAAGAGAACATCATCTTCTATATACCAAAGGATCAGCCCGGCCTGGCAGTGCTGGACTTTGAGGAGTGGAGACCACAGTGGGTCCGTAACTGGGGTAACAAAGATGTTTACAGGGAACAGTCTATAAAAGCCATCATGCAGAAGAATCTCTCTCTGACCTATAAAGAAGCACAAGCCTTAGCAGTGATGGCATTTGAGAAGGCAGCCAAGAAGTACTTCCTTAAATCCTTGAACCTTGGGAAGAAATTGAGGCCATCACGTGAATGGGGCTACTACTTATACCCTGACTGTTACAACTACGGCTATAAAACCAACATGGATCTTTATACTGGAGAGTGTCCAGAAATCGAAAAGATGAGGAATAATGAGCTGCTCTGGCTATGGAACGAATCTACTGCCCTTTTCCCGTCCATCTACTTGGAGCTTGTGCTGCAGGAATCCCACCAGGCAAAGCTCTATGCTCGTCACAGGATTCAGGAGGCAATCAGGGTGTCCAAACTGTCTAACAAGAGCTCTGCTGTTCCTGTTTATGCATATGTTCGCCCTTGCTTCAAAGACAGTGATGTCCACTACCTGTCTGAG tATGACCTGGTCAACACTATAGGGGAGGCTGCAGCTTTAGGAGCTGCTGGAGTCATTTCCTGGGGTGATATGAAAATGTCAAAATCAGAg GCCTCCTGTGCAGCTGCAAAACACCACCTACAGGAAGTCCTGAACCCTTACATCTTGAATGTCACCACTGCCACACGGTTGTGCAGTGAGGCCTTGTGCCAGAGTACTGGCAGGTGTGTAAGGAGGGTCTGGGACAGTGGGGAGTACCTTCACCTGTCTCCACACAGGTACCAAATCTACATGGACAACACAAGTGGGCTGTTTGTGAAGGGGCAGATTTCACAAGAGGACGTTGAGTGGTTTCAGGAGAGGTTTGACTGTGCATGCTACACAGAAGATCCTTGTTTTGCACCCCTCACCCTGAATAGTGTTTCCAGCTTCGTGTATAATGAAGGGTTTTCTTTGTGGCACTTCATAATGCCCCAATGGCTGGCCTATGCACTGACCGTTGTGTGGATTGCAATTATTTGTTAA
- the LOC140549938 gene encoding hyaluronidase-5-like, which translates to MCHFRQSCGGSPTYLFILILSLNCYLSIASLLPLTAAPLFTNTPFAVIWNAPTNVCKNLNIPLDFSAFQAVTTPASVPDQFLFLFYENRLGLYPYVDPYTEVQHNGGIPQKGPLTASLKKAQSDIAMYMPKSTPGLAVIDWESWRPTWARNWNLKDIYRKLSIEYAKKLNPSLSPDNAVKVAKKQFETAARAYMEDTINLGIKQRPESLWGYYLFPDCYNYNWDSTTYTGDCPQIEKDYNNELLWLWESSTALFPSVYLPLILKENYKAALFTRGVVKEAVRVSALPKQNYTVPIYVYMQPLFRDQNKEYLSEVDLVRSIGESAALGASGVVSWGASSSYNSKESCEALSAYLTSTFNPHIVNVTAAAKLCSNTLCQGNGRCVRKNPNSDDYLYLNPNNFHIQKRSGKYLAIGRPSLNDLMVFADRFTCQCYMGMECSAKLPVSLMTPIVIEV; encoded by the exons ATGTGTCACTTCAGGCAGTCATGTGGAGGATCTCCTACTTACCTGTTCATCTTAATCCTCTCTctaaactgctacctcagcatTGCCTCGTTGCTGCCGCTCACAGCAGCTCCTCTCTTTACCAACACACCTTTTGCTGTTATCTGGAATGCACCCACCAATGTGTGCAAGAACCTCAATATCCCTTTGGACTTTTCTGCATTCCAAGCAGTAACCACTCCAGCCAGCGTGCCTGATCAATTTCTCTTCCTCTTCTATGAAAATAGGCTTGGACTGTATCCATACGTAGATCCTTATACCGAGGTACAGCACAATGGTGGTATTCCTCAAAAGGGACCCCTCACAGCCAGCCTTAAGAAAGCTCAGAGTGATATTGCCATGTACATGCCTAAATCCACCCCTGGCTTGGCTGTGATCGATTGGGAATCGTGGCGTCCAACCTGGGCTAGGAACTGGAACTTAAAAGACATATACAGGAAGTTGTCCATTGAATACGCTAAAAAACTAAATCCATCTCTGTCCCCTGACAATGCTGTCAAGGTGGCAAAGAAGCAGTTTGAGACAGCAGCCAGGGCTTACATGGAAGATACAATTAATCTGGGGATCAAACAACGTCCAGAGTCGCTTTGGGGCTATTACCTGTTTCCAGATTGCTACAATTACAACTGGGACAGCACTACGTATACTGGAGACTGCCCACAGATAGAGAAAGACTATAACAATGAGCTTCTTTGGCTGTGGGAGTCCAGTACAGCTTTGTTCCCCTCTGTATACTTGCCTCTTATCTTAAAAGAAAACTACAAAGCAGCGCTCTTCACCAGGGGTGTGGTAAAGGAAGCTGTGAGGGTGTCTGCTCTCCCAAAGCAAAACTACACTGTCCCGATTTACGTCTATATGCAGCCTCTTTTCCGTGATCAGAACAAAGAATACCTGAGCGAG GTAGATCTAGTCAGGAGTATCGGGGAAAGTGCCGCCTTAGGTGCATCAGGAGTGGTGTCCTGGGGTGCAAGTTCTAGTTACAACAGCAAG GAATCATGTGAAGCACTGTCTGCTTACCTGACATCCACATTTAATCCTCATATAGTCAACGTAACTGCAGCTGCTAAACTCTGCAGTAATACTCTATGCCAGGGCAACGGTCGCTGTGTCCGCAAGAACCCAAACTCGGATGACTACCTCTACCTCAACCCGAATAATTTCCACATTCAGAAGAGGAGTGGGAAATACCTGGCTATTGGCAGGCCTTCTCTAAATGACCTTATGGTCTTTGCAGACAGGTTTACCTGTCAGTGCTACATGGGAATGGAATGCTCTGCCAAACTACCTGTTTCACTTATGACTCCGATAGTCATTGAAGTGTGA